A single Klebsiella variicola DNA region contains:
- the thiM gene encoding hydroxyethylthiazole kinase, whose protein sequence is MPELLNPAPVAHLRHLLRAHSPLVHCMTNDVVQTFTANVLLAVGASPAMVIDPREAAQFAAIADALLINVGTLTEDRAVAMRAAVEHARQAGRPWTLDPVAVGALTVRTAFCHELLALQPAAIRGNASEILALAGMSAGGRGVDTTDTAAAALPAAQALARRLATVVAVTGEVDYVTDGERVLSVAGGNPLMTRVVGTGCALSAVVAASAALPGDRLENVAAACGLMKQAGEIAARQGGPGSFIPAFLDALYQEVQG, encoded by the coding sequence ATGCCTGAGCTGCTGAATCCCGCGCCTGTCGCGCACCTGCGCCATCTGCTGCGCGCCCATTCCCCCCTTGTGCACTGCATGACCAATGATGTGGTGCAGACCTTTACCGCCAATGTTCTGCTGGCCGTCGGCGCCTCGCCGGCGATGGTGATCGATCCCCGCGAAGCGGCGCAGTTTGCCGCTATCGCCGATGCGCTGTTAATTAACGTCGGTACCCTGACCGAAGATCGCGCCGTGGCGATGCGCGCCGCGGTGGAGCACGCCCGTCAGGCCGGCAGGCCCTGGACGCTGGATCCGGTGGCGGTCGGCGCCCTGACCGTGCGCACGGCCTTTTGTCATGAGCTGCTGGCCCTCCAGCCGGCGGCCATTCGCGGCAATGCCTCTGAAATTCTGGCGCTGGCCGGGATGAGCGCCGGCGGGCGCGGGGTGGATACCACCGATACGGCCGCCGCGGCGCTGCCGGCGGCCCAGGCGCTGGCTCGCCGGCTGGCTACCGTGGTGGCGGTCACTGGCGAGGTGGACTACGTCACCGACGGCGAGCGGGTGCTCAGCGTGGCGGGGGGTAATCCGCTGATGACCCGGGTGGTGGGCACCGGCTGCGCGCTGTCGGCGGTGGTGGCGGCGAGCGCGGCGCTGCCGGGAGACCGGCTGGAAAACGTGGCCGCCGCCTGCGGGCTGATGAAGCAGGCCGGGGAGATCGCCGCCCGTCAGGGAGGCCCTGGCAGCTTTATTCCGGCGTTTCTCGACGCGCTGTATCAGGAGGTGCAGGGATGA
- a CDS encoding adenine deaminase, whose product MSSNAQVRRRAVQAARGEFPFDLLLVEAQIVDMATGEIRPADVGIVGEMIASVHPRGSRTDAHEVRSLAGGYLSPGLMDTHVHLESSHLPPERYAEIVLTQGTTAVFWDPHELANVLGVEGVRYAVDASRHLPLQVMVAAPSSVPSTPGLEMSGADFAGAEMETMLGWPEVRGVAEVMDMHGVLHGSERMQEIVQAGLNSGKLIEGHARGLSGADLQAYLAAGVTSDHELTSADDALEKLRAGLTIEIRGSHPYLLPDIVAALKTLPHLSSQITVCTDDVPPDMLLEKGGIIALLNLLIEHGLPAVDALRFATLNAAIRLQRHDLGLIAAGRRADLVVFDSLEKLVAREVYVGGERLAHAGRLLKPIAPAPGVTPPRDTLPIAPLRADDFVLRVQGIRHGVARLRHIRGARFTQWGEVEVQVRDGKVQLPAGFSLIWVKHRHGRHEATPQIALLEGWGELRGAIATSYSHDSHNLVVLGRDADDMALAANQLIASGGGMALAQQGEILAHVAMPIAGMLSDLPAAELARQFRELRDLSSQVADWEPPYRVFKAIEGTCLACNAGPHLTDLGLTDGGSRQIVDPLIACRETPEPTDHNNNPQGA is encoded by the coding sequence ATGTCCAGCAATGCTCAAGTCCGTCGTCGCGCCGTGCAGGCCGCGCGCGGCGAATTCCCGTTTGATCTGCTGCTGGTCGAGGCGCAGATCGTCGATATGGCCACGGGCGAAATTCGCCCCGCTGACGTCGGTATCGTCGGCGAAATGATCGCCAGCGTCCACCCGCGCGGCAGCCGCACCGACGCCCATGAAGTACGTTCCCTGGCCGGTGGCTACCTGTCCCCCGGCCTGATGGACACCCACGTACACCTCGAAAGCTCGCACCTGCCGCCGGAGCGCTACGCGGAAATCGTCCTCACCCAGGGCACCACCGCGGTGTTCTGGGATCCGCATGAGCTGGCCAACGTCCTCGGCGTCGAGGGCGTGCGCTACGCGGTTGACGCCAGCCGCCATCTGCCGCTGCAGGTGATGGTCGCCGCGCCGTCCAGCGTCCCCTCCACGCCAGGTCTCGAAATGTCCGGCGCCGATTTCGCCGGCGCGGAGATGGAGACCATGCTCGGCTGGCCGGAAGTGCGCGGTGTGGCGGAAGTGATGGATATGCACGGCGTGCTGCACGGTAGCGAGCGGATGCAGGAGATTGTCCAGGCCGGTCTCAACAGCGGCAAACTGATTGAAGGCCACGCCCGCGGCCTGAGCGGCGCTGACCTGCAGGCCTACCTCGCCGCCGGCGTCACCTCCGATCATGAACTGACCTCGGCGGACGACGCGCTGGAAAAACTGCGCGCCGGTCTGACGATCGAGATCCGCGGCTCGCACCCCTATCTGCTGCCGGATATCGTCGCGGCGTTAAAAACGCTGCCGCACCTCTCCTCGCAAATCACCGTCTGCACCGATGACGTGCCGCCGGATATGCTGCTGGAGAAAGGCGGGATCATCGCCCTACTTAACCTGCTGATCGAGCACGGTTTACCGGCGGTCGATGCGCTGCGATTCGCCACCCTCAACGCCGCTATTCGCCTGCAGCGCCACGATCTCGGGCTGATTGCCGCCGGGCGGCGCGCGGATTTGGTGGTGTTTGATTCCCTGGAGAAACTGGTGGCCCGTGAAGTCTACGTTGGGGGGGAACGGCTGGCCCATGCTGGCCGCCTGCTGAAGCCGATCGCCCCCGCGCCGGGCGTGACGCCGCCGCGCGATACTTTGCCGATCGCCCCCCTCCGCGCCGATGACTTTGTTCTGCGCGTCCAGGGCATTCGTCACGGCGTCGCCCGCCTGCGTCATATCCGCGGCGCGCGCTTCACCCAGTGGGGCGAAGTGGAAGTGCAGGTTCGTGACGGGAAAGTCCAGCTGCCCGCCGGCTTCAGTCTGATCTGGGTTAAACACCGCCACGGCCGCCACGAGGCGACACCGCAAATCGCCCTGCTCGAAGGCTGGGGTGAGCTGCGCGGCGCCATCGCCACCAGCTACTCCCACGACTCGCACAATCTGGTGGTGCTCGGGCGCGACGCTGATGATATGGCGCTGGCGGCCAACCAGCTTATCGCCTCCGGCGGCGGGATGGCGCTGGCGCAACAGGGCGAGATCCTTGCCCATGTGGCAATGCCGATTGCCGGCATGCTGTCGGATCTCCCGGCCGCCGAGCTGGCGCGTCAGTTCCGCGAGCTGCGCGATCTGAGCAGCCAAGTCGCCGACTGGGAGCCACCGTACCGGGTGTTCAAGGCCATTGAAGGAACCTGCCTTGCCTGTAACGCCGGGCCGCATTTAACCGATTTGGGTCTGACCGACGGCGGCAGCCGTCAGATAGTCGACCCGTTGATAGCCTGCCGGGAGACCCCGGAGCCAACCGATCACAACAATAATCCTCAGGGAGCCTGA
- a CDS encoding NCS2 family permease → MADNTLHSSDRANWLERRFALRSRGGTLRTECLAGITGFLAAAYLLVVIPGLLAIGGMDKGAATTGTILVFVVGSLLMAFYANLPFIVGPGIGGSVLVGVTLAGSEGIGWQTGLGIACWSGILFFLLTRFGLREVVTRSVPQSIKLGLTASIGLFVAVLGFRNAGLVLANAKTNALMLGDFLAPGALVALCGLFLAIALQARKVPGAILWAILCATLVGIPFGVTHLPTSFIDVPHSLTPVLGQVDLLGALNIAFLPFLFVFFASEFFSTMGTTLAVGGEAGLLDEEGNMPQINRPFMVDSIAAALGPWVGIPAATALIESSAAAEAGGKTGLTALSAAVMFLLMLLFTPVALMIPKEATAPALILIGLNMFSGLRKVDLGNFTDGLPVLMMVMITLIANSFGTGIAGGLLFYIVIKAIAGKWREIPIGLWVLAVPLVYYFATLVRH, encoded by the coding sequence ATGGCCGATAACACACTTCACTCATCCGACCGCGCTAACTGGCTGGAGCGCCGCTTTGCGCTGCGCTCGCGCGGCGGTACGCTACGCACTGAATGCTTGGCCGGGATCACCGGCTTTCTCGCCGCCGCCTATTTACTGGTGGTCATCCCGGGGCTGCTGGCGATCGGCGGGATGGACAAAGGCGCCGCCACCACCGGCACCATTCTGGTCTTCGTCGTCGGCTCTCTGCTGATGGCGTTTTATGCCAACCTGCCGTTTATCGTTGGCCCGGGGATTGGCGGCTCGGTGCTGGTGGGAGTGACGCTGGCCGGTAGCGAAGGGATTGGCTGGCAGACTGGCCTCGGGATTGCCTGCTGGTCGGGGATCCTCTTCTTCCTGCTGACCCGCTTTGGCCTGCGCGAAGTGGTCACCCGCTCGGTACCGCAGTCGATCAAGCTGGGGCTCACCGCCTCCATCGGCCTGTTTGTCGCCGTCCTCGGCTTTCGCAATGCCGGGCTGGTGCTGGCCAATGCGAAAACCAACGCGCTGATGCTCGGCGACTTTCTCGCCCCCGGCGCGCTGGTGGCGCTGTGCGGCCTGTTCCTGGCGATAGCCCTGCAGGCGCGTAAGGTTCCGGGCGCGATTTTGTGGGCCATTCTGTGCGCCACGCTGGTGGGCATCCCCTTCGGCGTCACCCATCTGCCGACAAGTTTTATCGACGTTCCCCATTCGCTAACCCCGGTGCTGGGGCAGGTTGACCTGCTGGGGGCGTTAAACATCGCCTTCCTGCCGTTCCTGTTCGTCTTTTTCGCTTCTGAGTTTTTCTCCACCATGGGGACGACGCTGGCGGTGGGCGGCGAGGCGGGGCTGCTGGATGAAGAAGGCAACATGCCGCAGATTAATCGCCCGTTTATGGTCGATTCGATTGCCGCCGCGCTCGGCCCATGGGTGGGCATCCCGGCGGCGACGGCACTGATTGAGTCTTCGGCGGCAGCGGAAGCCGGCGGCAAAACCGGCCTCACCGCCCTGTCGGCGGCGGTAATGTTCCTGCTGATGCTGCTGTTCACGCCGGTGGCGTTGATGATCCCGAAAGAAGCCACCGCCCCAGCGCTGATCCTGATTGGCCTCAACATGTTCAGCGGCCTGCGCAAAGTGGATCTTGGCAACTTCACCGACGGGCTGCCGGTGCTGATGATGGTGATGATCACCCTTATCGCCAACAGCTTCGGCACCGGGATTGCCGGCGGGCTGCTGTTTTACATTGTGATCAAGGCTATCGCCGGCAAGTGGCGGGAAATCCCGATTGGCCTGTGGGTGCTGGCTGTCCCGCTGGTGTATTACTTCGCGACCTTAGTCAGGCATTAA
- a CDS encoding LysR family transcriptional regulator, with protein MMNEPWQRLPALSLKQLQYFVTLAQLRHFTDTASRLAISQPALSSALRQIETVLGGKLVNRTASAVTLTELGAAILPHAQRILSVAQAAFFDMQQIVEAGGDGTVRIGLVPSVSSLLFPLLPQTLAQAFPRLRIEFHDQTNDALIQALLRGEIDFGIGAIDSSVPAELLVYPLREDPFVAVLHRDDPLAAQAHLPWKQLVGRDIAVFSKGNIQRLVAALVESHRLTLTTRYQVDYIETLYGLVRSRLAVAILPALYTTHLQDPALKIAHLQQPALTRTVALMRGPQALPPLIEACFSLLQGELRRADA; from the coding sequence ATAATGAACGAACCCTGGCAGCGTCTGCCCGCGCTCTCTCTTAAACAGCTTCAGTATTTCGTCACCCTGGCCCAGCTGCGCCATTTTACCGATACCGCCAGTCGGCTGGCGATTAGCCAGCCGGCGCTGAGCAGCGCGCTGCGGCAAATTGAAACGGTGCTCGGCGGCAAGCTGGTCAACCGTACCGCTTCGGCGGTCACCCTGACTGAACTGGGGGCGGCGATTTTACCCCACGCCCAGCGGATCCTCAGCGTAGCGCAGGCGGCCTTTTTCGATATGCAGCAGATCGTCGAGGCGGGCGGCGACGGGACAGTGCGCATCGGTCTGGTGCCGTCGGTCAGTTCGCTGCTGTTCCCATTGCTGCCGCAGACCCTGGCCCAGGCCTTTCCGCGTCTGCGCATTGAATTTCACGATCAGACCAACGATGCGCTTATCCAGGCGCTGCTGCGCGGCGAGATTGATTTCGGCATCGGGGCGATCGACAGCTCAGTGCCTGCTGAACTGCTGGTCTATCCGCTGCGCGAAGATCCCTTTGTGGCGGTGCTGCACCGTGACGATCCGCTGGCCGCGCAGGCGCACTTGCCGTGGAAACAGCTGGTGGGGCGGGATATTGCCGTCTTCTCGAAGGGTAATATTCAACGGCTGGTGGCGGCATTAGTGGAGAGCCATCGCCTGACGCTGACCACGCGCTATCAGGTGGACTATATCGAAACCCTGTATGGCCTGGTGCGCTCGCGCTTAGCGGTGGCCATTCTGCCGGCGCTGTACACTACCCATCTGCAGGACCCGGCGCTCAAGATCGCCCACCTGCAGCAGCCGGCGCTGACCCGTACGGTGGCCCTGATGCGCGGCCCGCAGGCGCTGCCGCCGCTTATCGAAGCCTGTTTTTCCCTGCTGCAGGGAGAATTGCGTCGCGCTGATGCCTGA
- a CDS encoding LysR family transcriptional regulator, whose translation MFRLEDLTLFVRAAALGSFSDAAREAGQQPAQVSAAIKRLETILNIRLFARSTRSLRLTPEGETWLPYATQMLDTLEAGLQKIQTPDDEVRGMLQIAVPSDLGRNLLLTLFRDFRQRHPALRLRLLFSDQLTDVFKDPVDVAFRYGNNDDASFISLPVAPENRRVLVASPEWIARHGEPQTLEELSQHNALIYILRGRPFDRWSLSLDGVVQQQKVSGTVMSDDAEVIRRLAVAGEGIAYKSMLDVSDDLRAGRLRRLLPRYQGDVVPLNLICPHRKQLSAAVRLLYEEVKSHCEGLNA comes from the coding sequence ATGTTCAGGCTGGAAGATCTGACCTTATTTGTCCGCGCCGCGGCACTGGGCAGTTTTAGCGACGCGGCGCGCGAGGCCGGACAGCAGCCGGCGCAGGTGAGCGCGGCGATTAAGCGTCTGGAGACGATCCTCAATATTCGCCTGTTTGCCCGTTCGACCCGCAGCCTGCGCCTGACGCCGGAGGGGGAAACCTGGCTGCCCTACGCCACTCAGATGCTCGATACCCTCGAGGCCGGTCTGCAGAAGATCCAGACCCCGGACGATGAAGTTCGCGGCATGTTGCAGATTGCCGTGCCGTCGGACCTCGGGCGTAACCTGCTCCTGACCCTGTTCCGAGATTTCCGCCAACGCCACCCGGCGCTGCGTTTGCGGTTGCTCTTTTCCGACCAGCTAACCGACGTGTTTAAAGATCCGGTGGACGTCGCGTTTCGCTATGGCAATAACGACGATGCCTCGTTTATCTCGCTGCCGGTGGCGCCGGAAAATCGTCGGGTGCTGGTGGCCTCGCCTGAGTGGATCGCCCGCCACGGCGAACCGCAGACCCTCGAGGAGCTCAGCCAGCACAATGCGTTGATCTACATTTTGCGCGGCCGTCCGTTCGACCGCTGGTCGCTGAGCCTCGACGGTGTGGTTCAGCAGCAGAAGGTCTCCGGCACGGTGATGAGCGACGACGCCGAGGTGATCCGTCGGCTGGCGGTGGCCGGGGAGGGCATTGCCTATAAATCGATGCTCGACGTCAGCGACGATCTGCGGGCGGGGCGCCTGCGGCGCCTGCTGCCGCGTTATCAGGGGGATGTGGTGCCGTTGAATCTGATTTGCCCGCACCGCAAACAGCTCTCTGCCGCGGTGCGTTTGTTATATGAAGAGGTGAAATCACATTGTGAAGGGCTTAATGCCTGA
- a CDS encoding helix-turn-helix domain-containing protein, with protein MNFQEIHSYYKTLAIADFFADIVTEGEEIILAANKKWRPESGYIYFCTEGSLSILMPDDGLSIGNSIEYMPIGLMERYCPLAKFEYTGSGPVTLRKITYAAFDRLFIENHPQRVEALAKVLVFMSIFTIDLHNERRQVTSYQTIRPMLYRYLYRQHTHEGENEGLALFIIRRTNLSRTHVFRVLADLKAGGYITMKRGKLISIDRPLPADY; from the coding sequence ATGAATTTCCAGGAAATACATAGTTATTATAAAACGTTAGCCATAGCCGACTTTTTTGCCGATATCGTTACGGAAGGTGAAGAGATTATTCTCGCCGCTAATAAAAAATGGCGCCCGGAGTCGGGTTATATTTATTTTTGTACCGAGGGTTCGTTATCAATATTAATGCCGGATGATGGCTTGAGTATCGGTAATTCCATTGAGTATATGCCGATTGGCCTGATGGAGCGGTATTGCCCGCTGGCGAAATTTGAATATACAGGCAGTGGCCCGGTGACGCTGCGAAAAATCACTTACGCGGCCTTCGATCGTCTGTTTATTGAAAATCATCCGCAGCGCGTTGAGGCGCTGGCGAAAGTGCTGGTGTTCATGAGTATCTTTACCATCGACCTGCACAATGAACGCCGTCAGGTGACCAGCTATCAGACGATTCGCCCGATGCTATATCGCTATCTTTATCGACAGCACACCCATGAGGGTGAAAATGAGGGACTGGCGTTATTTATCATCAGGCGTACCAATCTTTCGCGCACCCATGTGTTTCGCGTGCTGGCGGACTTAAAGGCGGGGGGATACATCACCATGAAACGGGGCAAGCTTATCTCTATCGATCGCCCGCTGCCCGCGGACTATTGA
- a CDS encoding alkyl/aryl-sulfatase → MKLNQIAKNLALAGMLSSLSITTFAAAPQQDATPATREANQALYRKLPFADKTDFNNAHQGFIAPLPPAMLKGAQGNIIWDPAKYDFVKEGEKAPDTVNPSLWRQSQLLNIGGLFKVTDGVYQIRNLDLSNMTIIEGKTGITVIDPLLSAEPAKEALALYFAHRPKKPVVAVLFTHSHVDHYGGIRGVIDEADVKAGKVKIYAPAGFMEEAVSENIMAGTAMSRRASYMYGNLLKPDAKGQVGAGLGTTTSAGTVTLIPPTHYITHTGQQEVIDGLTYDFMMAPGSEAPSEMLWYVKEKKMIEAAEDVTHTLHNTYSLRGAKIRDPLAWSKYINAAIDRWGNEAEVIIAQHHWPTWGNDNIVKLMKGQRDMYRYINDQTLRMANLGMTRDEIAANFKLPDSLEKQWSSRGYYGSVSHDVKATYVFYLGWFDGNPATLDELPPEQAAKKFVEYMGGADAIMQKAKADYQQGNYRWVAQVTSKIVFADPDNQQARDLEADALEQLGYQAEAGTWRNFYLTGAQELRNGVQKLPTPNTASPDTVRAMTPEMFFDYLGVHINGEKAGAAKAVFNIDLGKDGGKYKLELENGVLNHTDNAVADNADASISLSRDTLNKIILKQETLKQAEAQGKVKISGNGAKLDEMLSYMDTFAFWFNIVTP, encoded by the coding sequence ATGAAATTAAATCAGATAGCGAAAAACCTGGCGCTGGCCGGAATGTTATCGTCTTTGTCGATAACCACCTTTGCCGCCGCGCCACAACAGGATGCCACACCGGCCACGCGTGAGGCGAATCAGGCGCTATACCGCAAACTGCCGTTCGCGGATAAAACTGACTTTAACAACGCCCATCAGGGCTTTATCGCGCCCCTGCCGCCAGCGATGCTCAAAGGCGCACAGGGAAATATTATCTGGGATCCCGCCAAATATGATTTCGTCAAAGAAGGCGAAAAGGCGCCGGACACTGTCAATCCCAGCCTGTGGCGACAGTCACAATTACTCAATATCGGCGGCTTGTTCAAAGTTACCGACGGCGTTTACCAGATCCGAAATCTCGATCTTTCCAATATGACCATTATCGAAGGCAAAACCGGGATTACGGTCATCGACCCCTTGCTGAGCGCCGAACCGGCCAAAGAGGCTCTGGCGCTCTATTTTGCCCACCGGCCGAAAAAACCGGTGGTGGCGGTGCTGTTTACCCACAGCCATGTGGACCACTACGGCGGTATCCGTGGCGTGATCGATGAAGCTGACGTGAAAGCCGGTAAAGTGAAGATTTACGCCCCTGCCGGCTTTATGGAGGAAGCGGTTTCCGAGAACATCATGGCCGGTACTGCGATGAGCCGCCGCGCCAGCTACATGTACGGCAACCTGCTGAAGCCGGACGCTAAGGGACAGGTCGGCGCTGGTCTCGGCACCACCACCTCGGCGGGTACCGTTACGCTGATCCCGCCGACCCACTACATTACCCATACCGGTCAGCAGGAAGTGATCGACGGTCTGACCTATGACTTTATGATGGCGCCGGGCTCGGAAGCGCCGTCGGAAATGCTGTGGTATGTCAAAGAGAAGAAAATGATCGAGGCGGCAGAGGATGTGACCCATACCCTGCACAACACTTACTCTCTGCGCGGCGCCAAAATCCGCGATCCGCTGGCGTGGTCGAAATACATCAACGCCGCCATCGACCGCTGGGGCAACGAGGCGGAAGTGATTATCGCTCAGCACCACTGGCCAACCTGGGGGAACGACAATATCGTGAAGCTGATGAAAGGTCAGCGCGATATGTATCGCTATATCAACGACCAGACCCTGCGTATGGCGAACTTAGGCATGACCCGCGATGAGATCGCCGCCAACTTCAAGCTGCCGGATTCGCTGGAGAAACAGTGGTCCAGCCGCGGCTACTACGGTTCCGTTAGCCACGATGTGAAAGCGACCTACGTCTTCTATCTCGGCTGGTTTGATGGCAACCCGGCCACCCTCGACGAGCTGCCGCCAGAACAGGCGGCGAAGAAGTTCGTGGAATATATGGGCGGCGCCGATGCCATCATGCAGAAAGCCAAAGCCGACTACCAGCAGGGGAACTACCGCTGGGTGGCCCAGGTGACCAGCAAAATCGTCTTCGCCGATCCTGACAATCAGCAGGCGCGTGATCTGGAAGCCGACGCCCTGGAGCAGCTCGGATATCAGGCGGAAGCCGGGACCTGGCGCAACTTCTACCTCACCGGCGCTCAGGAGCTACGTAACGGCGTGCAGAAACTGCCGACGCCGAACACCGCCAGCCCGGATACCGTGCGGGCGATGACGCCAGAAATGTTCTTCGATTACCTCGGGGTGCATATCAACGGCGAAAAAGCCGGGGCGGCTAAAGCGGTCTTTAATATCGACCTGGGTAAAGACGGCGGCAAGTACAAACTGGAGCTGGAAAACGGCGTGCTTAACCATACCGACAACGCGGTGGCGGACAATGCCGACGCCAGCATCTCGCTCAGCCGCGACACCCTGAATAAGATTATCCTCAAGCAGGAAACGCTGAAGCAGGCTGAAGCTCAGGGCAAGGTCAAGATTAGCGGTAATGGCGCTAAGCTCGACGAGATGCTGAGCTACATGGACACATTCGCCTTCTGGTTCAATATCGTCACACCATAA
- a CDS encoding alkyl/aryl-sulfatase encodes MKLTPIVKGLALAGLLNSLAFAASADTSAKEATEATKKANDALYNQLPFSDNTDFTNAHKGFIAALPPEVIKGEQGNVIWDPGQYAFIKEGEKAPETVNPSLWRQSQLINISGLFEVTDGVYQIRNLDLSNMTIIEGKEGITVVDPLVSAETAKVGMDLYYKNRGKKPVVAVIYTHSHVDHYGGVRGVVDEADVKSGKVKIYAPAGFMEAAVAENIMAGNVMSRRASYMYGNLLKPEAKGQVGAGLGTTTSAGTVTLIAPTNIIDKDGQKEVIDGLTYDFMLAPGSEAPSEMLWYIEEKKLIESAEDVTHTLHNTYSLRGAKIREPLPWSKYINQAIVRWGDKAEIIMAQHHWPTWGNENVVNLLKSQRDLYRYINDQTLRMANEGLTRDEIAANFKLPDSLANTWANRGYYGSVSHDVKATYVLYLGWYDGNPATLDELPPEEAAKKFVDYMGGADAILKKAKEDYDQGNYRWVAQVVSKIVFADPNNQQARNLEADALEQLGYQAESGPWRNFYLTGAQELRNGVVKGPTPNTASPDTVRAMTPEMFFDYLAVHINGEKAGNAKSVFNIDLGNDGGKYKLELENGVLNHTANAEAKEADATLTLDRATLNKIILKEETLKQAEEKGEVKISGNGAKLDEMLGYMDKFDFWFNIVTP; translated from the coding sequence ATGAAATTGACCCCGATAGTAAAAGGGTTAGCGTTAGCGGGTTTGTTAAATAGTCTCGCTTTCGCCGCCTCGGCGGACACGTCAGCCAAAGAGGCGACCGAAGCGACCAAAAAAGCGAACGATGCCCTCTACAATCAACTCCCCTTCTCCGATAACACCGATTTCACCAATGCGCATAAAGGCTTTATTGCCGCCCTGCCGCCGGAAGTCATTAAAGGCGAACAAGGCAATGTCATCTGGGATCCGGGCCAGTATGCCTTCATTAAAGAAGGGGAAAAAGCGCCGGAGACGGTGAACCCGAGTTTGTGGCGCCAGTCGCAGCTGATTAACATCAGCGGCCTGTTTGAAGTGACCGACGGGGTCTACCAGATCCGCAACCTCGATCTCTCCAATATGACAATTATTGAGGGTAAAGAGGGGATCACCGTCGTTGACCCGCTGGTCTCGGCAGAAACCGCCAAAGTGGGCATGGACCTGTATTACAAAAACCGCGGTAAAAAACCGGTCGTCGCGGTGATCTACACCCACAGCCACGTTGACCACTACGGCGGCGTGCGCGGTGTGGTTGATGAAGCGGATGTGAAGTCCGGCAAAGTGAAAATCTACGCGCCGGCCGGCTTTATGGAAGCTGCCGTGGCGGAAAACATCATGGCCGGGAACGTCATGAGTCGCCGCGCCAGTTATATGTACGGCAACCTGCTGAAGCCAGAGGCCAAAGGCCAGGTGGGCGCCGGGCTGGGCACCACCACCTCTGCGGGTACCGTCACCCTGATTGCGCCAACCAATATTATTGACAAGGATGGCCAGAAAGAGGTGATCGACGGCCTGACCTACGACTTTATGCTGGCGCCGGGCTCCGAAGCGCCGTCAGAAATGCTGTGGTATATCGAAGAGAAGAAACTGATCGAATCCGCAGAAGACGTCACCCATACCCTGCATAACACCTACTCGCTGCGCGGGGCGAAGATCCGTGAACCGCTGCCGTGGTCGAAATATATCAACCAGGCGATCGTTCGCTGGGGCGATAAGGCTGAGATCATTATGGCTCAGCACCACTGGCCGACCTGGGGCAACGAAAACGTGGTTAACCTGCTGAAGAGCCAGCGTGATCTGTATCGTTACATCAACGACCAGACCCTGCGGATGGCTAACGAAGGCCTGACCCGCGATGAAATCGCCGCTAACTTTAAGCTGCCGGACAGTCTGGCCAACACCTGGGCTAACCGCGGCTACTACGGCTCGGTCAGCCACGATGTGAAAGCCACCTACGTGCTGTATCTCGGCTGGTACGACGGCAACCCGGCGACCCTCGACGAACTGCCGCCGGAAGAAGCGGCGAAGAAATTCGTCGATTATATGGGCGGTGCGGATGCGATCCTGAAGAAAGCGAAAGAAGATTACGACCAGGGTAACTACCGCTGGGTCGCCCAGGTGGTCAGCAAAATTGTCTTCGCCGACCCCAACAACCAGCAGGCGCGTAATCTGGAAGCCGATGCCCTGGAGCAGTTAGGCTATCAGGCGGAATCCGGCCCGTGGCGTAACTTCTACCTCACCGGCGCCCAGGAGCTGCGTAACGGTGTGGTGAAAGGCCCGACCCCGAACACCGCCAGCCCGGACACCGTCCGCGCCATGACCCCGGAAATGTTCTTTGATTATCTGGCGGTCCATATCAATGGCGAAAAAGCGGGTAACGCGAAGTCGGTGTTCAATATCGATCTGGGCAATGACGGCGGTAAATATAAACTGGAACTGGAAAACGGCGTGCTGAACCACACCGCGAATGCGGAAGCGAAAGAGGCGGATGCCACCCTGACGCTGGATCGCGCCACCCTGAATAAAATCATTCTCAAAGAAGAGACCCTGAAGCAGGCGGAAGAGAAAGGGGAAGTTAAAATCAGCGGTAACGGGGCTAAACTCGATGAAATGCTGGGCTATATGGACAAGTTTGACTTCTGGTTTAACATCGTGACGCCGTAA
- a CDS encoding RcnB family protein — protein sequence MRKTKMMLLGVLLATAGASWTATAAGIDQYALKEFTADFTQFHIGDTVPAMYLTPEYNIKQWQQRNLPAPDAGSHWTYMGGNYVLITDTEGKILKVYDGEIFYHR from the coding sequence ATGCGTAAAACAAAAATGATGCTTCTGGGCGTACTTCTTGCCACCGCTGGCGCCAGCTGGACGGCTACTGCCGCGGGGATCGATCAGTATGCGCTGAAAGAGTTCACTGCCGATTTCACCCAGTTTCACATCGGCGACACCGTTCCGGCGATGTACCTCACCCCGGAATACAACATCAAACAGTGGCAGCAGCGTAACCTGCCTGCACCGGACGCCGGCAGCCACTGGACCTACATGGGCGGTAACTACGTGCTGATCACCGATACCGAAGGCAAAATCCTCAAAGTGTACGATGGCGAGATCTTCTATCATCGCTGA